The following are from one region of the uncultured Hyphomonas sp. genome:
- a CDS encoding isoaspartyl peptidase/L-asparaginase produces the protein MIFRPLLAAAAIFLAGCQVSPVHAEPPEAPQWRLAIHGGAGVITRGSMTPEQEALYRAGLQEALEAGADVLRNGGSALDAVEAAVIPMENNPIFNAGKGAVFTAAGTHELDASIMEGSTRNAGAVAGVTIVKNPILAARAVMDKSEHVMFAGPSADAFAEAQGLETVPNTYFDTDRRRKSLERVLETRSRTAADKHGTVGAVAIDMDGNIAAATTTGGMTAKTAGRVGDSPLIGAATYAENGVCGVSATGHGEYFIRVGVAKTICDRVKLAGDSIGEAAAVALAEVADLGGDGGVVLIDGNGDADFVFNSEGMYRGWIDADGSWTAIYGDETEADE, from the coding sequence ATGATTTTCCGGCCGCTTCTCGCGGCAGCTGCGATCTTTCTCGCGGGCTGTCAGGTTTCGCCAGTGCACGCTGAGCCACCAGAAGCCCCGCAGTGGCGGCTGGCGATACACGGCGGGGCGGGCGTCATCACGCGCGGGTCGATGACGCCGGAACAGGAAGCGCTTTACCGGGCAGGCCTTCAGGAAGCCCTGGAAGCAGGCGCAGATGTGCTGCGCAATGGCGGCAGCGCGCTGGACGCTGTGGAGGCAGCTGTCATTCCGATGGAGAACAATCCCATCTTCAATGCGGGCAAGGGCGCCGTCTTCACGGCGGCGGGGACGCACGAACTGGACGCCTCCATCATGGAAGGCAGCACGCGCAATGCGGGGGCCGTTGCAGGCGTCACCATCGTGAAAAACCCGATCCTCGCGGCGCGCGCCGTCATGGACAAATCCGAACATGTCATGTTTGCCGGTCCCAGCGCGGACGCATTTGCCGAAGCGCAGGGGCTTGAGACCGTTCCGAACACCTATTTCGACACAGACCGCCGCCGCAAGTCGCTGGAGCGGGTGCTTGAGACGCGGTCGCGTACGGCGGCGGACAAGCACGGGACGGTCGGTGCTGTCGCCATCGACATGGACGGCAATATTGCCGCCGCCACGACGACAGGCGGCATGACGGCAAAAACTGCGGGACGTGTCGGGGACTCGCCGTTGATCGGTGCGGCGACCTATGCGGAGAACGGTGTCTGCGGCGTGTCTGCCACCGGCCATGGGGAGTATTTCATCCGGGTTGGCGTGGCCAAGACGATCTGCGACCGGGTGAAGCTTGCCGGGGACAGCATCGGCGAAGCAGCAGCCGTCGCGCTGGCTGAAGTCGCTGACCTCGGCGGTGATGGCGGTGTGGTGCTGATCGATGGCAATGGCGATGCCGACTTCGTGTTCAACAGCGAAGGCATGTACCGCGGCTGGATCGATGCGGATGGATCCTGGACCGCGATCTATGGCGACGAAACGGAAGCGGACGAGTAA
- a CDS encoding protein-L-isoaspartate O-methyltransferase, whose amino-acid sequence MNFEAAREIMVDSQVRPNDVSDPEFVHAFLNTPREAFVPATRKPVAYSELEIETSEGRALWTPRDTAKLLKSAGIQPTDIVLVIGAGAGYETALISHLSETVIALEDSAELVDAMSERFASLGVDRAVAVEGKLEEGLSDQGPFDAIYVCGMVETIPQAWKDQLAEGGRLALVHLEEDGVGRGRVYTKAGDTVSSRYAFDAFPPKFAQFDRKKAFVF is encoded by the coding sequence ATGAACTTCGAAGCCGCCCGTGAAATCATGGTCGACAGCCAGGTCCGCCCGAATGACGTGTCGGATCCTGAATTCGTCCATGCTTTCCTGAACACGCCCCGCGAAGCCTTCGTCCCGGCGACCCGTAAGCCGGTCGCATATTCCGAACTTGAGATCGAGACGTCGGAAGGCCGCGCTCTGTGGACGCCGCGCGACACGGCGAAACTGTTGAAGTCCGCCGGAATCCAGCCGACCGATATTGTCCTCGTGATCGGCGCAGGCGCGGGATACGAGACGGCCCTGATCAGCCATCTCTCTGAAACCGTGATCGCGCTGGAAGACAGCGCTGAGCTGGTGGACGCGATGTCGGAACGGTTTGCGTCCCTTGGGGTCGACCGGGCTGTCGCTGTTGAGGGCAAGCTGGAAGAGGGCCTGTCAGATCAGGGGCCGTTCGATGCGATCTATGTCTGCGGCATGGTCGAAACCATTCCTCAGGCCTGGAAAGACCAGCTGGCCGAAGGCGGCCGCCTGGCCCTCGTGCATCTGGAAGAGGACGGCGTTGGGCGCGGCCGCGTCTACACAAAGGCAGGCGACACGGTATCATCGCGCTACGCTTTTGATGCTTTCCCGCCCAAATTTGCACAGTTCGACCGCAAAAAGGCGTTTGTGTTCTGA
- a CDS encoding DUF3137 domain-containing protein, which produces MTDQPEIDPAILEAMNGLQEEFAGFAGVYQNEIRPALQAREQDREQAVSKARKFRYIGIGLGVAIALVGFIGFKSVFGPFLGVIVGFGLVMWGNQDLDRLGKEAKELIVQPVARQLGLGFQPEPGEVASIFQHKSVGVLPGWDRASYEDRLTGMRDNVEFELFEAHLEERRRSTDSKGRTTTRWVTVFRGQCLRFQFDKTFYGRTLVTRDAGFFNRFGGGNGMQRASLEDPEFEKIFEVYTTDQVESRYLLTPDLMQELVNLEQTFHGGKLKCCFDGGELYITLQGGNLFEPGSMFTPLDSPSRLRELLEDFAAVFHIIDATNKNRRDRHGQGASAP; this is translated from the coding sequence ATGACAGACCAGCCTGAGATTGATCCGGCCATTCTGGAGGCCATGAATGGCTTGCAGGAAGAGTTCGCAGGCTTTGCCGGCGTATACCAGAACGAGATCCGGCCCGCCCTTCAGGCACGTGAACAGGACCGGGAACAGGCGGTCAGCAAGGCGCGCAAGTTCCGCTATATCGGTATCGGTCTGGGTGTGGCCATCGCACTGGTCGGCTTTATCGGTTTCAAGTCCGTCTTCGGGCCGTTTCTTGGCGTCATTGTCGGGTTCGGGCTGGTCATGTGGGGCAACCAGGACCTGGACCGTCTGGGCAAGGAGGCGAAGGAACTGATTGTTCAGCCCGTCGCGCGCCAGCTGGGCCTGGGATTTCAACCGGAGCCGGGCGAGGTGGCCTCGATCTTCCAGCACAAGAGTGTCGGTGTGTTACCGGGCTGGGACCGGGCAAGCTATGAAGACCGGCTGACCGGTATGCGCGATAATGTCGAGTTCGAACTCTTCGAGGCGCATCTCGAAGAAAGGCGCCGGTCGACCGACTCCAAGGGCCGGACAACGACGCGATGGGTCACCGTTTTCCGCGGGCAATGCCTGCGGTTCCAGTTCGACAAGACGTTTTATGGCCGGACACTCGTCACCCGCGATGCAGGGTTCTTCAACCGGTTCGGTGGCGGCAACGGCATGCAGCGCGCCTCGCTGGAAGACCCGGAATTCGAGAAAATTTTCGAGGTCTACACGACCGACCAGGTGGAATCCCGCTATCTGCTGACCCCGGACCTGATGCAGGAACTCGTGAACCTGGAGCAGACATTCCATGGCGGAAAGCTGAAATGCTGCTTCGATGGCGGCGAGCTGTATATCACGCTGCAGGGCGGCAATTTGTTTGAGCCCGGCAGCATGTTCACCCCGCTCGATAGCCCCAGCCGATTGCGGGAATTGCTGGAGGACTTCGCCGCCGTCTTCCACATCATCGATGCCACCAACAAGAACCGCCGCGACAGACACGGGCAGGGGGCATCCGCGCCGTGA
- a CDS encoding DUF2497 domain-containing protein — protein MANEAHKEPTMEEILASIRKIISDDAATPASTAKPEPEITNDEEDDVDLEEVMFDEDIREESDEDMAGPEDSAELEMEAFEIQDFAREAPPAAAPEPAESFESLLSASRSAEYEPEPEPEPMPEPIPEPVAAAPAPAASEPAPAPAPVERTMSASPAYDNASLTDDSTANAAAGALGKLISKMDLGGNNTLEALVREMLRPMIKEWLDANLPSIVEEKVEAEVERISRMAR, from the coding sequence ATGGCCAACGAAGCACATAAGGAACCGACGATGGAGGAAATCCTCGCGTCGATCCGCAAGATCATCTCTGACGACGCAGCGACGCCTGCGTCTACGGCCAAACCTGAGCCTGAGATCACCAATGACGAGGAAGACGATGTCGACCTCGAAGAAGTGATGTTCGACGAAGACATCCGTGAGGAATCTGACGAGGACATGGCTGGGCCGGAAGACAGCGCCGAGCTGGAGATGGAAGCGTTTGAAATCCAGGATTTCGCCAGGGAAGCACCGCCCGCAGCGGCGCCGGAACCGGCCGAAAGCTTCGAATCCCTTCTCAGCGCGTCGCGGTCTGCCGAATATGAACCTGAGCCGGAACCCGAACCGATGCCTGAGCCGATTCCGGAGCCAGTGGCCGCCGCTCCGGCGCCTGCCGCGTCCGAACCGGCCCCTGCACCTGCGCCTGTGGAGAGAACAATGTCTGCATCGCCCGCCTACGATAATGCCTCGCTGACCGATGATTCGACCGCGAACGCCGCTGCCGGAGCCCTCGGCAAGCTGATCTCGAAAATGGATCTTGGCGGCAACAACACGCTCGAAGCGCTCGTTCGCGAGATGCTGCGTCCGATGATCAAGGAGTGGCTGGATGCCAACCTGCCATCGATCGTCGAAGAGAAAGTCGAGGCAGAAGTAGAGCGCATCTCCCGCATGGCGCGCTAG
- a CDS encoding nitronate monooxygenase family protein, whose product MAIKTRFTEAFGIEHPIAQGGMQWVGYAEMVAPVANAGGLGFLTALTQPTPEDLAKEIARTKEMTDKPFGVNLTILPAIKPPPYAEYRDAIIQGGVKIVETAGYKPQEHIDHFKEHGIKIIHKCTAVRHALSAERMGADAISIDGFECAGHPGEDDIPGLILIPAAADKVKVPMLASGGFGDGRGLAAALALGADGINMGTRFCVTKEAPINESFKQQMVENDERATNLIFRTLHNTARVMKNAVSDEVVAIERKGGAKFEDVQHLVAGVRGRKAMAEGDTDGGIWSAGMIQGLIHDIPSVEELIDRIVADAEAIIKSRLESMIS is encoded by the coding sequence ATGGCAATCAAGACACGCTTTACCGAAGCGTTCGGCATCGAGCATCCGATCGCGCAGGGCGGCATGCAATGGGTCGGCTATGCCGAGATGGTCGCGCCGGTCGCCAATGCGGGCGGTCTCGGCTTCCTGACGGCGCTGACACAGCCGACACCGGAAGATCTGGCGAAAGAGATCGCGCGCACAAAGGAAATGACGGACAAGCCGTTCGGCGTGAACCTGACGATCCTACCGGCGATCAAACCGCCGCCCTACGCCGAATACCGCGATGCGATTATTCAGGGCGGCGTGAAGATCGTCGAAACCGCAGGCTACAAGCCGCAGGAACATATCGACCATTTCAAAGAGCACGGCATCAAGATCATCCATAAATGTACCGCTGTGCGGCACGCGCTGTCGGCTGAACGGATGGGCGCCGATGCGATCTCCATCGACGGCTTCGAATGTGCGGGCCACCCGGGCGAGGACGATATTCCGGGCCTGATCCTGATCCCGGCGGCGGCCGACAAGGTGAAAGTGCCGATGCTGGCCTCCGGTGGCTTTGGCGATGGCCGCGGTCTTGCGGCTGCGCTGGCCCTCGGCGCCGATGGCATCAATATGGGGACGCGTTTCTGCGTCACGAAGGAGGCGCCGATCAACGAATCCTTCAAACAGCAGATGGTCGAGAATGACGAACGCGCCACGAACCTCATCTTCCGCACGCTGCACAATACGGCCCGCGTGATGAAGAATGCCGTCTCCGACGAAGTGGTCGCGATCGAGCGCAAGGGCGGAGCGAAGTTCGAAGACGTCCAGCACCTTGTTGCCGGTGTCCGTGGCCGCAAGGCGATGGCGGAAGGCGACACAGATGGTGGCATCTGGTCAGCCGGCATGATCCAGGGCCTGATCCATGACATCCCCAGCGTCGAGGAACTGATCGACCGCATCGTCGCCGATGCCGAAGCGATCATCAAAAGCCGCCTTGAGTCGATGATCAGTTAA
- a CDS encoding TolC family outer membrane protein, with protein MTLKFRILAGSALAGLLVTGNVSAETLEDAVASAVLSNPQLESQRVESEIARESLKQARAGGRTTVSVGGSAGYQYTDTNSPFSVSNGDSGAFSTQVQATKPIYTGGRISAGIRQAKAGISAADAQYDAAQQDLILDVITAYMDVRRDRETVSIRQNNVDVSTEQVRAAEDRFEVGVVTRTDVSLARANFEGARASLAGAESALQTSLANYSFLTGLVPGDLAPPPPVPPLPKSLEEATQLGLEANPDMIAARHSERAAMEAIEAARAQGRPSVNLVGTAQTQYSRYETRNVQQSSVSGVLQGSIPIMTGGLVKSQTKAARLRRDQARRQIDALDRSIRAQVASAWYGYDATLRAIEASKRQVDAAEIAYDGAKEELAVGVRTTLDVLNQEQQLFEARLALVQAERDAYVAAHQLLRATGQLAQP; from the coding sequence ATGACCCTGAAGTTTCGTATCCTTGCGGGTAGCGCGCTGGCCGGCCTGCTGGTGACCGGCAATGTGTCGGCCGAGACATTGGAGGATGCGGTTGCTTCGGCGGTCCTGTCGAATCCACAGCTGGAATCGCAACGCGTCGAGTCGGAGATCGCGCGCGAGTCGCTCAAGCAGGCCCGCGCTGGCGGCCGCACGACTGTGTCGGTCGGTGGTTCGGCTGGTTACCAGTACACAGACACCAATTCGCCGTTCAGCGTCAGCAATGGCGATTCCGGCGCATTCTCCACACAGGTTCAGGCGACCAAGCCGATCTATACGGGCGGACGCATTTCTGCTGGCATCCGGCAGGCAAAGGCCGGGATCAGCGCAGCCGATGCGCAGTATGATGCCGCGCAACAGGACCTGATTCTGGACGTCATCACTGCCTATATGGATGTGCGCCGCGATCGCGAGACGGTCTCCATTCGCCAGAACAATGTCGACGTCTCGACCGAACAGGTCCGCGCCGCAGAAGACCGGTTCGAAGTCGGCGTTGTGACCCGGACCGATGTCTCGCTGGCCCGCGCCAACTTTGAGGGTGCCCGGGCATCTCTGGCCGGGGCCGAGTCTGCGCTTCAGACCAGCCTTGCAAATTATTCCTTCCTCACCGGGCTGGTCCCGGGCGATCTGGCACCGCCTCCGCCGGTGCCGCCGCTGCCGAAATCCCTGGAAGAGGCGACTCAGCTGGGGCTTGAGGCCAATCCCGACATGATCGCTGCGCGCCATTCCGAACGCGCGGCGATGGAAGCGATCGAGGCGGCCAGGGCGCAGGGGCGTCCCAGCGTCAATCTCGTTGGAACGGCACAAACCCAGTATTCGAGATACGAAACACGCAATGTGCAGCAATCGTCTGTTTCCGGTGTCTTGCAGGGCTCGATCCCGATCATGACTGGCGGACTGGTGAAGAGCCAGACCAAGGCTGCCCGCCTGCGCCGTGACCAGGCCCGCCGCCAGATCGACGCGCTGGACCGTTCCATTCGGGCGCAGGTCGCCTCTGCCTGGTACGGGTATGACGCGACGCTGCGGGCGATCGAAGCGTCCAAACGTCAGGTCGATGCAGCAGAAATCGCGTATGATGGCGCCAAGGAAGAACTGGCCGTCGGTGTCCGCACGACGCTGGATGTCCTGAACCAGGAACAGCAATTGTTCGAAGCCCGGCTGGCGCTGGTGCAGGCGGAACGGGATGCTTATGTGGCGGCACACCAGCTGCTGCGCGCGACTGGCCAGCTGGCGCAACCATAG
- a CDS encoding GNAT family N-acetyltransferase: MGFETSQSLLFRDAVADDATALTALARKTFSDKFGHLYNPEDLAAFLEESHSPELYRDWLADPDVLLRVCEASDGEMKAYLLCSPLSLPALDPLPGALELKRVYVDASLQGQGIGSRFIDEALAWARERTAPEMYLSVYSGNLDAQRLYARLGWEKVAEFLFPVGRHRDLEFLLRLKL; this comes from the coding sequence ATGGGATTTGAAACGTCGCAAAGCCTGCTGTTCCGTGACGCTGTAGCAGACGATGCCACCGCGCTGACAGCGCTGGCCCGCAAGACGTTCTCGGACAAGTTCGGGCATCTCTACAATCCGGAAGATCTGGCTGCGTTTCTGGAGGAATCGCACAGTCCTGAATTGTACCGCGACTGGCTCGCCGACCCGGATGTGCTGCTCCGCGTTTGCGAGGCGAGCGATGGAGAGATGAAGGCTTACCTGCTTTGCAGTCCGCTCAGCCTGCCGGCGCTGGATCCGCTGCCGGGGGCATTGGAACTGAAGCGCGTTTATGTCGATGCGTCGCTGCAGGGACAGGGGATCGGCTCACGCTTCATCGATGAGGCGCTTGCCTGGGCGCGGGAGCGGACCGCGCCAGAGATGTATCTCAGCGTCTATTCCGGCAATCTGGATGCCCAGCGTCTGTACGCCCGGTTGGGCTGGGAAAAAGTGGCGGAATTCCTGTTCCCGGTCGGCCGGCACCGTGACCTTGAATTCCTTCTGCGGCTGAAACTCTGA
- a CDS encoding valine--tRNA ligase, whose product MLDQRFDPAEAEPRLYEAWETQGCFKPSGDTSAQAYSIVIPPPNVTGVLHMGHALNNTLQDVLIRFERMRGKNVLWQPGTDHAGIATQMVVERQLAEDGNNVSRRDMGRDAFVDRVWAWKAESGGAIVNQLKRLGASCDWSRERFTMGDRNDPDNSMVRAVTKVFVELYNKGLIYRDKRLVNWDPHFQTAISDLEVDQREVNGHYWHLRYPLADGVTYEHPVKDEDGNVTGTETRDYIVVATSRPETMLGDTGVAVHPEDERYAGLVGKFVELPIVGRRVPIIADEYANPEKGSGAVKITPAHDFNDFEVGKRAGHTPLNILNAVAAIVDGAEADAAGIPEAYRGLDRFDARKKVVEDFEAAGLLEEIEKLKIEQPFGDRSNVVIEPWMTDQWYVDAKTMAQPAIAAVREGKTKFVPENWEKTYYNWMENIQPWCVSRQLWWGHRIPAWYSEEGEIFVAASAEEAQAMAGAGVELKQEEDVLDTWFSSALWPFSTQGWPDETDDLKTFFPTATLVTAFDIIFFWVARMMMMSLEFMGEVPFGDVYIHALVLDEKGQKMSKSKGNAMDPLELVDEYGADALRFTMGRMAGQGRNIRLSKQAVEGNRNFATKLWNAARFAEMNECGAPGNIDFDEIQSPVNRWILGELAQCVADVTKGIEDYRFDEAAGAIYRFVWNTFCDWYLELIKPLLGGMDDAAKSETRKVCGYVLDETLKLLHPFMPFVTEELWDRRAPGRVEDQGLLMRQDWSAFTGFHDDAAAEEVDWVIGLITELRSLRNDLGVPAGAKIPLALIKAGPEIETRAMRHEDVLKRLARLEDIAFTDTTPEGAVTAVFGDTVAALQIADFVDIEEARKRLDKELGQIEKDITSTEKKLSNENFVARAPEEIVEENRQRLVDWAARREKLAAARKGLDGL is encoded by the coding sequence ATGCTCGACCAAAGATTTGACCCCGCTGAAGCCGAACCCCGCCTGTATGAGGCCTGGGAAACACAAGGCTGCTTCAAGCCCTCCGGTGACACGTCTGCACAGGCCTATTCCATTGTCATTCCGCCGCCGAATGTGACCGGCGTGCTGCACATGGGGCATGCGCTGAACAATACGCTTCAGGATGTGCTGATCCGCTTTGAGCGCATGCGCGGCAAGAACGTCCTCTGGCAGCCGGGCACGGACCATGCCGGTATCGCGACGCAGATGGTGGTCGAGCGCCAGCTGGCCGAGGACGGCAATAATGTCAGCCGCCGGGATATGGGCCGCGACGCCTTTGTCGACCGTGTCTGGGCCTGGAAAGCCGAATCCGGCGGCGCCATTGTGAACCAGCTGAAACGTCTCGGTGCCTCCTGCGACTGGAGCCGCGAACGCTTCACCATGGGAGACCGGAACGATCCGGACAACTCCATGGTTCGCGCGGTCACTAAAGTGTTCGTGGAGCTCTATAACAAGGGCCTGATCTATCGCGACAAGCGCCTCGTGAACTGGGACCCGCATTTCCAGACAGCGATTTCGGACCTCGAAGTCGACCAGCGCGAAGTGAACGGCCATTACTGGCACCTGCGCTATCCGCTGGCCGATGGCGTGACCTATGAGCACCCGGTCAAGGACGAAGACGGCAACGTCACGGGCACGGAGACACGCGACTATATCGTCGTCGCGACCTCCCGCCCGGAGACGATGCTGGGCGATACCGGCGTGGCCGTGCACCCGGAAGACGAGCGCTATGCGGGCCTTGTCGGCAAGTTCGTGGAGCTGCCCATCGTTGGCCGCCGTGTGCCGATCATTGCAGACGAATATGCAAACCCGGAAAAGGGCTCCGGCGCGGTGAAGATCACCCCGGCGCACGACTTCAATGACTTTGAAGTCGGCAAGCGCGCAGGCCACACGCCGCTGAACATTCTGAACGCGGTCGCCGCCATTGTGGACGGTGCTGAGGCCGATGCTGCGGGCATTCCCGAAGCCTATCGCGGGCTCGACCGGTTCGATGCGCGCAAGAAAGTTGTCGAGGATTTCGAAGCGGCCGGTCTTCTGGAAGAGATCGAAAAGCTCAAGATCGAACAGCCTTTCGGCGACCGGTCCAATGTCGTCATCGAGCCGTGGATGACGGACCAGTGGTATGTCGATGCCAAGACGATGGCCCAGCCGGCGATCGCCGCCGTGCGTGAAGGCAAGACCAAGTTCGTGCCGGAGAACTGGGAGAAGACGTATTACAACTGGATGGAAAACATCCAGCCCTGGTGCGTCTCCCGCCAGCTCTGGTGGGGGCACCGGATTCCGGCATGGTATTCCGAGGAAGGCGAAATCTTCGTTGCGGCGTCAGCTGAAGAAGCCCAGGCTATGGCCGGGGCAGGCGTTGAACTGAAGCAGGAAGAGGATGTCCTCGACACCTGGTTCTCATCCGCGCTCTGGCCGTTCTCGACGCAGGGCTGGCCGGACGAGACGGACGATCTGAAAACCTTCTTCCCGACGGCGACGCTGGTCACCGCCTTCGACATCATCTTCTTCTGGGTCGCCCGGATGATGATGATGAGCCTCGAATTCATGGGCGAAGTCCCGTTCGGGGATGTCTACATCCATGCCCTCGTCCTCGACGAGAAGGGGCAGAAGATGTCGAAGTCCAAGGGCAACGCCATGGACCCGCTGGAACTGGTCGACGAATATGGCGCCGATGCACTGCGCTTCACCATGGGCCGCATGGCCGGGCAGGGCCGCAATATCCGCCTGTCCAAACAGGCGGTCGAAGGCAACCGTAACTTCGCGACGAAACTCTGGAACGCGGCGCGCTTTGCCGAAATGAACGAGTGCGGCGCGCCGGGGAACATAGACTTCGACGAAATCCAGAGCCCGGTGAACCGCTGGATTCTCGGGGAATTGGCGCAATGTGTGGCCGACGTCACAAAGGGCATCGAGGATTACCGTTTCGACGAGGCCGCCGGGGCGATCTACCGATTTGTGTGGAACACGTTCTGCGACTGGTATCTCGAACTCATCAAGCCGCTGCTCGGCGGGATGGACGATGCCGCCAAGTCCGAGACGCGCAAGGTTTGCGGATATGTGCTCGATGAGACGCTGAAACTGCTGCACCCGTTCATGCCGTTTGTGACGGAAGAACTCTGGGACCGCCGCGCGCCCGGCCGGGTTGAGGATCAGGGCCTGCTGATGCGGCAGGACTGGTCTGCATTCACGGGCTTCCACGATGACGCCGCCGCTGAGGAAGTGGACTGGGTGATCGGCCTGATCACGGAACTGCGCTCGCTGCGCAACGATCTCGGCGTGCCCGCAGGGGCGAAGATCCCCCTGGCGCTGATCAAGGCCGGGCCGGAGATCGAGACCCGCGCCATGCGCCATGAAGACGTGCTGAAGCGCCTCGCCCGTCTCGAAGACATTGCGTTCACGGATACGACGCCGGAAGGCGCCGTGACGGCGGTCTTCGGCGATACAGTGGCCGCGCTCCAGATTGCGGACTTCGTTGACATCGAAGAAGCGCGCAAGCGGCTCGACAAGGAACTCGGCCAGATCGAGAAGGACATCACGTCCACCGAGAAGAAACTCTCCAATGAGAACTTCGTCGCCCGCGCGCCGGAAGAAATCGTTGAAGAGAACCGCCAGCGTCTCGTTGATTGGGCAGCGCGGCGCGAAAAGCTGGCCGCAGCGCGAAAGGGACTTGATGGTCTCTGA